The DNA sequence ACATGAGGGGGCGGTGGAACGGCTCATCAGCGGTCTTGATGATTCTTCATACTGGGTCAGACTGGTTTCGGCGCAGGCGCTGGGTGAAATTGGCGATGTGCGGGCGGTGCCGGCGCTGATTGAGCGTCTTGATGACCCGGACCGGCTGGTAAGGGCGATGTCCGCCGAGGCACTGGGCAAGTTGAGAGATTACCGGGCGAGCATGAAGCTGCTGGAGCGGGTGGAAGATGAAAGTGATCTGGTGCGGGCGAATGTTTTTCTGGCACTGGGAAGGATCGGCAATCCGATTGCGGTTCCTTTTCTGATGAAGGCGCTGGACGATCCCGAAGTCCGGGTCCGGCTGGCGGCAATTGAGGCGCTGGGATTGTTACGGGCAAAGGCGGCAAGAGAGAAACTCAGGGCGATTGCCCGCCCCTGGCCCTGGAGCCGGGAGCCGGGAAGAGTCAAGGACGCAGCACGCTGGGCACTGAGTATGATTGATTCCTCCGGGACAGTTATTTGATGAGCGCCCGGGCGTATTCCTGCGGGTTGAACTGCTCGAGGTCATTAAGCCCCTCACCGGTGCCGACAAAGAGGACCGGAAGTTTGAGCTCGATGACCACCGGGATGATGATTCCGCCGCGGGCAGTTCCATCCAGTTTGGTGATGATAATGCCGGTGAGGCCGAGACGCTGATGAAAGATTTCTGCCTGGCGGAGTCCGTTCTGGCCCACGGTCGCATCGAGTACAAGCCAGATTTCCTCCGGTGCACCCGGTTTGACCTTGCTGCAGACCCGTTTGATCTTTTCCAGTTCTGCCATCAGGTCCTGGCGGGTATGGAGCCGGCCGGCGGTGTCGACCAGCACCGTGTCAAACTGCTGCTGGCGTGCCCGGGTTATGGTATCAAACACAACCGCTCCCGGGTCCTGGCCTTTCTGCGAGTGGACGATTGCGACCCCCGCCCGCTCCGCCCAGATGCGCACCTGTTCCGAAGCGGCGTCGCGATAGGTGTCAGCGGCAGCGATGATGACCCGTCTGCCCCGGGCGGCATAGTAATGGGCCAATTTCCCCACGGTGGTTGTTTTGCCC is a window from the candidate division WOR-3 bacterium genome containing:
- the ftsY gene encoding signal recognition particle-docking protein FtsY — its product is MGLRETLARTRQLLSRLITAKTLNLEELEAALISADVGARATAQLLDRLNRAEENPQAALEQEIIRLLSGTDRGNRPSPETPVVIMIVGVNGSGKTTTVGKLAHYYAARGRRVIIAAADTYRDAASEQVRIWAERAGVAIVHSQKGQDPGAVVFDTITRARQQQFDTVLVDTAGRLHTRQDLMAELEKIKRVCSKVKPGAPEEIWLVLDATVGQNGLRQAEIFHQRLGLTGIIITKLDGTARGGIIIPVVIELKLPVLFVGTGEGLNDLEQFNPQEYARALIK